From one Cynocephalus volans isolate mCynVol1 chromosome X, mCynVol1.pri, whole genome shotgun sequence genomic stretch:
- the LOC134367358 gene encoding large ribosomal subunit protein uL24-like: MKFNPFVTSDRSKNCKRHFNAPSHVRRKIMSSLLSKELRQKYNVQSMPIRKDNEVQVVQGHYKGQQIDKVVQVYRKKYVIYIERVQREKANGTTVHVGIHPSKVVITRLKLDKDQKKILEWKTKSCQVGKEKGKYKEETIEKMQE, translated from the coding sequence ATGAAGTTCAATCCCTTTGTGACTTCTGACCGAAGCAAGAACTGTAAAAGGCATTTCAATGCACCTTCCCACGTTCGCAGGAAGATTATGTCTTCCCTTCTTTCCAAAGAGCTGAGACAGAAGTACAATGTTCAATCCATGCCCATTCGAAAAGATAATGAAGTTCAGGTTGTGCAGGGACACTATAAAGGTCAGCAAATTGACAAAGTAGTCCAGGTTTACAGGAAGAAATATGTCATCTACATTGAACGGGTGCAGCGGGAAAAGGCTAATGGCACAACTGTCCATGTGGGCATTCACCCCAGCAAGGTGGTTATCACTAGGCTAAAACTGgacaaagaccaaaaaaagatCCTTGAATGGAAAACCAAATCTTGCCAAGTAGGAAAGGAAAAGGGCAAATATAAGGAAGAAACAATTGAGAAGATGCAGGAATAA